A region of the Epinephelus fuscoguttatus linkage group LG22, E.fuscoguttatus.final_Chr_v1 genome:
GGGCCTGGGTGGGCTCTCATTACTGTCCGGTCCGGCGTCTGCTGGTGGCCGGCGCCTGGTGCGGGCCCGTCCGGTGCGGTGCTGGTTCTCTCCCCGGGGGCGGTGCCGGGCCCCCGCGCCTTGCTCCTTGGGTCGGGAGTGGTCCCTGGATGCATCCGTGGGCGGGCGGGTGGTGGTTGGGGGTGGTGGGGGCGGTCCGCGTCGGGCGGTGGGTGGGCgggccctcctgccccgcctgtctggggtgtgtctctggctctctgggggtgccggcCTTCGCCGCCCTGGGTCcttgggcctgcgtggtgtcctgcagcctctgcggctccctggtcttggggtctgggcgctcctgcgttcttggggtgccataccgccccccagccctgcgggggaaggggggggtgccataccgccccccttcccccgcagggctggccctggaccctggtgatggttttcataaacacattgggagggttcaaatacatgcatgcatgttcaatacttcagctccgtgacgcatcgcaaagaaccgatgggatcactccaaaggggcccacttgcgTCTCAGACCTACCACACCGcgctggcaactcttctctgcaatcgggctttccccctccaccaagactctcacatttttggtgttcagtatagacttctcttttgtttttgtttttcagtacagtatagtagacatgtatatgtttatttttgataatctgcatgaagcacaaccacctcaaggctacaatacatcagctacactgcctgtttctcccctgtttttttttttttcgtttgtttgtttgtttgtttttcctccttcttcttcgcatgcactgtcactatataactcaggacttaagcacctaccccctcccccttgcttgtttccttactttccccctgacacactttggtgtatcacggccctctctgactcatattaggaagtttttccaataaaggctgttaggctagtctccagggagggtgggtgacggtcacaaccacgcattatgggtataaaatacttgattgcaagattaacagtgcatcaatcttcacaagaagcttacaccctttagtggcgctaagctatgaagaccaatgcagacaagtattaaaaaaaaaaaaaaaaaaaagtgattaatgcagctttaagctTCTCACTTTATTTCTGATAAACCAAGAACCTTGTTTCTTTGATGCACCACCTCATGTATCGACAGCAATACACAACGTAAGATACCAACAACTGCAACCTCTCTGGTAACGAAGCTGAAAGCATATGCTGCTATGGTGtgctttaaaatgtacaaagcTTAAAAGTTATGTCTTAACTGATTCTCTATGATCTATTCTGCAGACGCTGGCTGTTAGAGAATCATCTGAAGTTGCGAACTCACCCCCTGAAGGCCGGTCTTTGTCTTGATACGAGAGCTGAAAAACACGACTATACATTTGAGAAAAAGCATTAAAGACTAAACAGTGCTTTTGTAACAGCTCATGCCTCTGAATTGTAGGCTCAGCTGACAGCACGGGTGCAAATAAGCCATTTTCAAATCGCCTCCATATCCATGTGGACGTCACCCTTGCCTGTTGGACATCATTAGAAAATCTGATTTGGTCTTAGCTTAAAAATAATTAGTCTTAACACTGAATTGCAAATCGGTCATTTTGTCTCAGTGCCAGTCAAGGGGTTATCTCCGGGTCTGAGCAGTGAAGCCAATATGGAAGTGCCTtgaacctgcattctttctaatggccagcagagggcgactccactggttgTAAAAAGAAGTTTAGAAGTCTATGAGAAAATGACCCGacttctcacttgatttttGATGGTCTCAATcgctagtttcaagtcttccTCAATACAGCAGGATGTTATTTTGTAAATTAAGGTCCCATTTAGAGTAAGATAGACaataaagcagggtatgctaTAGGGCGTGTctaccttgtgattgacaagttgctaccagGGTGGTGTCCTtgggttctcagtcagatccacccttccATTCTCgatagctccaccctctcgtccagtTCTGTTTGCAAATAAACCCAAATGGTgacagcaaaaatgccaaacttgaggcttcgaAAATGTTAGTCCACCAACCAATGGGTGACgccacagtagctacatccacttcttttatacagtctttaTATAGTCTAGTTAAACAGCAGTGCTTACAGACATGGCTCTTGAAGACAAAAGTGGTTTGACCTGCTTGTAGTGACCTAAGTTAGATTACAAAAAAGGTGGCCCTGATTTGGACAAAGAGGCTTTAAAATGGGATGTTTTAAATCCAGCACTTGATACAAGGAAAGCAACACTGGCAGAGAGGCGGACCCCATATCACACATACGCTGACACACtatacataaaaagaaaaaactattATTTACAGGACGGCTACCTCTCTATTTCACTTTCATACATTGATCCTTTTTGTTCactgaaaatcttcaaatcAAGACTTCATCTTGGAGGAAGTCTCATTCTACTTGATGTCCACGCAGTACAGTTCAAGCCATCATCTTGTGTTTGAACCTGCCATCCATGGCATTCAAACACGGCTCAGTGTCAAAATGCTCCAGCTGTACCCGATCCAGAGAATCACTTTTGGGTGAGTAATCCATCGTAAGCCTCTGCAAGGCTTTATCAAGTAGAACTGACCATATTACTCTTTGTTATAATACATGAGACTGTTTTTGTTGCTCTTGCCATCAGGAGCAaaaccacagcaaacagaagCACAGGGAGATATACAACAAAAAACGTGATACCAGAGAAGTTCCAAATGGTCCTGAAGACTCCAAGAAGCCAGTAGTGCAGCACTCAGAGTTTGCTCGAGGCAGTTCATCCCCAGTTTTAAATCAGCAGTGATGAAAGGCGGAAAGCCGGCCGTCTGTCGTCTCTCAACTGCAGCACAGCTGCTCCGACACCAGCAGGGTGTCGTAGCCGTAGATCTCCAGCAGGTGGAGCAGGAAGAGCCTGTCTCCGTGGGGATCCAGACCCATGGCCCTCACGCTCTCCTGGGTCAGCGTGGGATCGGAGCTCCCTGCCACCTCGCTGAGGGTCTGGAAAATCCTGTTGTTTTGCTCCAGGAAAAACCTGAATGAGTGAACATGTAGAAGGAagtgtagtagtagtagtagtgagTAGTTAAATATGGCAACTTAAATGTATTTGAACTTAGAAAGCAGacttcattttgtgtctctatgctGAACAGTAGCAGTGATAAGATGGAAGAAGCACAAAAGACACAGCACACATCTGCCCTTTGTGAGactgaataaatacagttactGTGAGAGGAGGACAAAGGTCAGGAGATTCTGTCAGGCTCATTACTTCcttgattcattttttttctaagcTGCCACTGTGCCGACTGTTCTCCTCATAAAAAGATCAAGTTGTATCAGCTCTGTGCACAGTGCTTAATCAGTAGTTATCACTCCACTGGCTGGGTAAATGAATCATGTTGTACTTACAGAATAAAGAGATCCTCTTCACTGGACACACAGTCTCCATTCTCCTCCTGGGAGTACAGCAACAtctgcctacacacacacacacacacacacacatacacacacacagtttatttcTAGCTGTtaacctttaaaaacacatgagAGACTGCTCTACTTTTAATTTATACTAACATATGTAATGTGTCCTTGTGGTGGACATTGTGCCAGCAGCTTCGTGAGGCTGTACATAACACAGTGGTGCTtcgagctaaatgctaatgttaccGTGACAAAATGCTAATACgatgttaaaggtatactatgaaggatttttctttaaaaaatgtatggaCTCCCTCTCAaccatcacttatgacccactagaagtgtgttgCGGtgcatttatctgcagagactctgccctctgcttggATTTTCTTATTTCTTCTTATGCTGTGGTCGTAAAGTATTTTATGTAGTTTGGGCTTCTTTTTAAGGAGATTT
Encoded here:
- the LOC125883201 gene encoding basic salivary proline-rich protein 2-like, with the protein product MDYSPKSDSLDRVQLEHFDTEPCLNAMDGRRARPPTARRGPPPPPPTTTRPPTDASRDHSRPKEQGAGARHRPRGENQHRTGRARTRRRPPADAGPDSNESPPRPGQTREARRRWYCKAYVPARIGNQGTRRATRPNPRMGPTNTHERGPPRAVNPPSGPPSRGPINHSRSGGRTPAGTHRAPRAPPGPPATGPRDPPDTGNPAKPP